CCAGGGTACGACGATGTTCAATATCGGCGAATTTTCCCGCATCACGGGGCTGTCCATCAAGGCGCTGCGGCTCTATCACGAGAAGGGGATTCTGGTTCCCTTCGGCGTCGACGAGTCCAGCGGCTACCGCTATTACAACCGCGCCAACGCCGAAAGGGCGCGGGTAATCGTCCAACTGCGCGATATGGAATTCAGCCTGTCGGAGATCAAAACCATCCTGGATGGCTGCTCCGACGACGGCCAAATTCTCGCCGAGTTGGAAAAACAGAAGCGGAATCTGAAGAACAAAATCGCTAATTACGAAAAAATCGTCGCCACCCTGGACGCTATCATCTTC
This window of the Candidatus Omnitrophota bacterium genome carries:
- a CDS encoding helix-turn-helix domain-containing protein, whose amino-acid sequence is MFNIGEFSRITGLSIKALRLYHEKGILVPFGVDESSGYRYYNRANAERARVIVQLRDMEFSLSEIKTILDGCSDDGQILAELEKQKRNLKNKIANYEKIVATLDAIIFKEREAEKAMKELTFEVEEKTVGDMLIAGIRYKGKYCDCGKAFSTLGRKAGRWLAGKPFNLYYDCGYKEDGADIESCFP